A genome region from Planctomycetia bacterium includes the following:
- a CDS encoding serine/threonine protein kinase, whose translation MAITLEQFGKSIISTGLLTNEELRAWWTSLAADRKPRDAESFAACIVQDGKLTSYQSQVLLQGKGASLSFGNYLLLAQIGVGASGAVFKGKHKSSGRLVAIKVLSSAIAQDDVAVRRFQREIEAAGRLAHPNIVQSFDAGQLNGQHYLVMEYVDGADLTTLVKDNGVFSIDMAIRTISQAAAGLQYAHEQGVIHRDIKPRNLLQDKQGGVRLLDLGLVRFSDGGSSITATQAVMGTIDYMSPEQAVDPKRADVRSDIYSLGCTLWFLLVGRKLYDAKGVVDRIMMHRSSPIPLLMKEREAPKALQAVFEKMVAKRPDDRYQTMSEVIVALAAVAKEIAGPSGDDSEQEEPVEMLAEVEMLSEQSIMNLPRIQLQTAAYSEPGPSKPFLFDQGAKAVSQGTAKSPSIQPTPAKGKAASPKAFADSAEPGNTLASRFPVEKRTLYIAGAVVGVVLLAVVVWLVIG comes from the coding sequence ATGGCAATCACACTGGAACAGTTCGGCAAAAGCATTATCTCGACCGGTCTCCTGACCAACGAGGAACTCCGCGCGTGGTGGACGTCGCTAGCAGCCGATCGCAAGCCGCGCGACGCCGAGTCGTTCGCTGCTTGCATCGTTCAAGACGGCAAGCTGACCTCCTATCAGTCCCAGGTATTGCTCCAAGGGAAGGGGGCCTCGCTGTCGTTCGGCAATTATTTGCTGCTGGCGCAGATCGGCGTAGGGGCTTCGGGGGCCGTCTTCAAGGGGAAGCATAAATCGTCGGGCCGGCTCGTCGCGATTAAAGTCCTCTCGAGTGCGATCGCGCAAGATGACGTAGCCGTCCGTCGTTTTCAGCGAGAGATCGAAGCCGCCGGACGTCTGGCGCATCCGAACATCGTGCAATCGTTCGACGCCGGGCAGTTGAACGGACAGCACTATCTCGTGATGGAATACGTCGACGGCGCCGACCTCACGACGCTCGTCAAAGACAACGGCGTCTTCTCGATCGACATGGCGATCCGCACGATTTCGCAAGCGGCTGCCGGCCTTCAATACGCCCACGAACAGGGAGTGATCCACCGCGACATCAAGCCCCGCAATCTCTTGCAAGATAAGCAAGGAGGCGTGCGGCTGCTCGATCTCGGTCTGGTTCGCTTCAGCGACGGTGGCAGCAGCATCACCGCAACGCAGGCGGTAATGGGGACCATCGACTACATGAGTCCCGAGCAAGCGGTCGATCCGAAGCGGGCCGATGTCCGAAGCGATATCTACAGCCTCGGCTGCACGCTCTGGTTCTTGCTCGTTGGCAGGAAGCTCTACGACGCAAAAGGGGTCGTCGATCGGATCATGATGCACCGGAGCTCACCGATCCCGCTGCTGATGAAAGAACGCGAGGCGCCGAAGGCTTTGCAAGCTGTCTTCGAAAAGATGGTGGCGAAGCGGCCCGACGATCGTTATCAAACGATGTCGGAAGTTATCGTTGCGCTGGCCGCGGTTGCGAAGGAGATCGCCGGACCAAGTGGCGACGATTCCGAACAAGAAGAGCCGGTCGAAATGCTCGCCGAAGTCGAAATGTTGAGCGAGCAATCCATCATGAACTTGCCCAGAATTCAACTACAAACGGCCGCCTACTCCGAGCCGGGACCAAGTAAGCCGTTCTTGTTCGATCAAGGAGCCAAGGCGGTGTCGCAAGGCACTGCGAAATCGCCGTCGATTCAGCCTACGCCCGCGAAGGGGAAAGCGGCATCGCCGAAAGCTTTTGCCGACTCCGCCGAACCCGGCAATACGCTCGCTTCACGTTTCCCGGTCGAAAAGCGGACGCTTTACATCGCCGGAGCGGTTGTCGGCGTCGTGCTCTTGGCCGTGGTCGTGTGGCTAGTCATCGGCTAG
- the infC gene encoding translation initiation factor IF-3, with protein sequence MEDAAIEKSQRVNEQIRVPSVRVIGGDGAQLGVMTAEQAIALARDAGMDLVEVAPTEKPPVCRIMDFGKFKYQQNKRLHKNHTHQAKIKEIRLRPKTDAHDFLVKVNHAREFLEAKNKVVVSVVFKGREAAHMDEGRKVVEKMIKSLEDISKLEGNPSTMGKRITCMLTPK encoded by the coding sequence GTGGAGGACGCAGCGATCGAAAAGTCTCAACGAGTGAACGAACAAATCCGCGTCCCATCGGTGCGAGTCATCGGCGGGGATGGCGCTCAACTAGGAGTAATGACGGCCGAACAAGCGATAGCCTTGGCCCGAGACGCGGGAATGGATTTGGTCGAGGTGGCCCCGACCGAGAAGCCGCCGGTTTGCCGAATCATGGATTTCGGTAAATTTAAATACCAACAAAACAAACGACTCCATAAGAACCACACGCATCAAGCGAAGATCAAAGAGATTCGACTTCGCCCGAAGACCGACGCGCACGACTTCCTCGTGAAGGTGAATCACGCGCGCGAATTCCTCGAGGCCAAAAACAAAGTCGTCGTCTCGGTCGTGTTCAAAGGGCGCGAAGCGGCGCACATGGACGAAGGCCGCAAGGTCGTCGAGAAGATGATCAAGTCGCTCGAAGACATCAGCAAGCTCGAAGGCAACCCGAGCACGATGGGAAAGCGCATCACCTGCATGCTGACGCCGAAGTAG
- a CDS encoding response regulator produces MPKERILVVDDEEDLVELIKYNLTKEGYRAAGVGTGEEAIRRARTDLPDLVVLDLLLPNVDGLEVCRVLKNDARTKHIPVVMLTAKGEEADMVTGLEMGADDYLAKPFSPRVLIARIKAVLRRRQTQVGDEGSPITVGEFVIHPGRHEVTISDQPIDLTLTEFRLLQFLAQRPGWAFSRAQIVDAVKGEDYPVTERSVDVQVAGLRKKLGDNGARVETVRGVGYRFKG; encoded by the coding sequence ATGCCCAAAGAGCGGATCCTGGTGGTCGACGATGAAGAAGATCTCGTCGAACTGATTAAGTACAACCTTACGAAAGAGGGTTACCGCGCCGCCGGAGTCGGTACCGGCGAAGAAGCGATTCGTCGCGCTCGCACGGATCTGCCCGATCTCGTCGTGCTCGATCTGCTGCTGCCGAACGTCGATGGCTTGGAAGTCTGCCGCGTACTTAAAAACGATGCGCGCACGAAACACATCCCTGTCGTGATGCTCACGGCCAAAGGGGAAGAGGCCGACATGGTGACCGGCCTCGAAATGGGTGCCGACGATTACCTTGCCAAGCCGTTTAGCCCGCGCGTGCTGATCGCTCGGATCAAAGCCGTGCTTCGCCGTCGGCAAACGCAAGTCGGCGACGAAGGTTCGCCGATCACCGTCGGCGAGTTCGTCATCCATCCCGGACGGCACGAAGTGACGATCTCCGATCAGCCGATCGACCTGACGCTCACGGAGTTTCGCCTGCTGCAATTCCTCGCTCAAAGGCCCGGTTGGGCATTTTCACGGGCTCAGATCGTCGACGCCGTGAAGGGGGAAGATTACCCTGTAACGGAACGCTCGGTCGATGTGCAGGTCGCGGGTCTTCGCAAGAAGCTCGGCGACAACGGCGCTCGCGTCGAGACGGTACGCGGCGTTGGCTACCGCTTCAAAGGGTAG
- the thrS gene encoding threonine--tRNA ligase, producing MLQVKLPDGSVKDYSKPTRVLDVANDIGPRLAKATLAGVVDGKVVGVDTELPNTGEVSLRLLTKKDAEALAVMRHSCAHIMARAVMRLFDGVQLAFGPTTGDGFYYDFAMPHKLSEEDFPKIEAEMARIIKADEGFERIVEPRERALGVVTDLGQEFKIEHISTGLADHPTLSFYRQGEFIDLCRGPHIPSPGAIGAFKLMSVAGAYWKGDANSKQLQRLYGTAWFSKEDLDAYLQKMEEAKKRDHRVLGKQLDLFSINPLVGGGLILWHPRGATIRGELETFVKAELQKRGYDPVYTPNIGKVDLYKISGHYPYYADAQFPTIKMKDHPNSIADAKAGKHVEEDEYLLKPMNCPHHIMIYKSRPRSYRDLPVRLAEFGTVYRFEQSGELNGMTRVRGFCQDDAHLFCTEDQVADEFRGCIEMTQFILKTLGLDDYRVRLSFRDPTSDKYVGKAEVWDRAERELEEVCRSMDLPQMSIARGEAAFYGPKADFIVADCIGRDWQLGTVQLDYNLPSEQRFGLEYVGSDNQTHRPIMIHRAPLGSMERFIGVLIEHYAGAFPLWLAPEQVRILTVSEKFSEYGRQVEKQLREAGIRVTGDFRAEKIGSKVRDAQIRLVPYMLVVGGREMEEGTVSIRDRIDGDVGALPIAAAIEKLQEEIRTKRIRQKVKMSAAPAATASVAEANEY from the coding sequence ATGCTTCAAGTCAAACTTCCCGACGGCAGCGTAAAAGACTATTCCAAGCCGACCCGTGTGCTGGATGTCGCCAACGACATCGGGCCCCGCCTCGCCAAAGCCACGCTCGCCGGCGTCGTCGACGGCAAAGTCGTCGGTGTCGACACCGAGCTTCCGAATACGGGCGAAGTTTCCTTACGGCTGCTCACTAAGAAAGACGCCGAAGCACTGGCCGTAATGCGGCACTCGTGCGCACACATCATGGCTCGCGCCGTGATGCGACTCTTCGACGGCGTGCAACTCGCCTTCGGCCCGACCACCGGCGACGGCTTCTACTACGACTTCGCGATGCCGCACAAGCTGAGCGAAGAAGACTTCCCGAAGATCGAAGCCGAGATGGCGAGGATCATCAAGGCCGATGAAGGGTTCGAGCGCATCGTCGAGCCGCGCGAGCGAGCGCTCGGCGTCGTCACCGATCTGGGTCAAGAGTTCAAGATCGAACATATCTCGACCGGCTTGGCCGATCACCCGACGTTGTCGTTCTACCGGCAAGGGGAGTTCATCGACCTTTGTCGCGGCCCGCATATTCCGAGCCCAGGCGCGATCGGAGCATTTAAGCTCATGTCGGTCGCGGGGGCTTATTGGAAAGGGGACGCCAACTCCAAGCAGCTTCAACGACTTTACGGCACCGCTTGGTTCTCCAAGGAAGACCTCGACGCCTACTTGCAGAAGATGGAAGAAGCGAAGAAGCGCGACCATCGGGTACTCGGCAAGCAGTTGGATTTGTTCAGCATCAACCCGCTCGTCGGTGGCGGGCTGATTCTTTGGCATCCGCGCGGGGCGACGATCCGGGGCGAACTCGAAACCTTCGTCAAAGCCGAACTGCAAAAGCGGGGCTACGATCCGGTTTACACTCCGAACATCGGCAAGGTCGATCTCTATAAGATCAGCGGCCACTACCCATACTATGCCGACGCGCAGTTCCCGACGATTAAGATGAAGGATCATCCGAATTCGATCGCCGACGCCAAAGCCGGCAAGCATGTCGAAGAAGATGAATACCTGCTGAAACCGATGAACTGTCCGCATCACATCATGATCTACAAGAGCCGACCGCGCAGTTACCGCGACTTGCCCGTGCGGCTTGCGGAGTTCGGCACCGTCTATCGCTTCGAGCAGTCGGGAGAATTGAACGGCATGACCCGCGTGCGCGGCTTTTGCCAAGACGACGCGCATCTGTTCTGCACGGAAGATCAAGTGGCCGACGAGTTCCGCGGTTGCATCGAGATGACTCAGTTTATCTTGAAAACTCTCGGCCTCGACGACTATCGCGTGCGACTCAGCTTCCGCGACCCGACGAGCGACAAATACGTCGGCAAGGCGGAAGTGTGGGACCGCGCGGAACGCGAACTAGAAGAAGTCTGCCGCAGCATGGACTTGCCGCAGATGAGCATCGCCCGGGGCGAAGCCGCGTTCTACGGACCGAAAGCCGATTTCATCGTCGCCGACTGCATCGGCCGCGACTGGCAACTCGGCACCGTGCAGCTCGACTACAACTTGCCGAGCGAACAGCGGTTCGGCCTCGAATACGTCGGCTCCGACAATCAAACCCACCGCCCGATCATGATCCATCGTGCTCCGCTCGGCTCGATGGAGCGCTTCATCGGCGTACTGATCGAACATTACGCCGGAGCGTTCCCGCTTTGGCTCGCGCCGGAACAGGTGCGGATTCTCACAGTCAGCGAGAAGTTCAGCGAGTACGGCCGACAGGTCGAAAAGCAACTACGCGAGGCAGGCATTCGCGTGACCGGCGACTTCCGAGCCGAGAAGATCGGCTCGAAGGTGCGCGACGCTCAGATTCGCCTCGTGCCGTACATGCTCGTCGTCGGCGGGCGAGAAATGGAAGAAGGAACCGTCTCGATTCGCGACCGAATCGATGGGGATGTCGGAGCGCTGCCGATCGCCGCGGCGATCGAGAAGTTGCAAGAAGAGATCCGCACGAAGCGCATCCGTCAAAAGGTCAAGATGAGCGCGGCCCCCGCCGCGACGGCAAGCGTGGCGGAAGCGAATGAGTATTAA
- the cysK gene encoding cysteine synthase A, translating to MATATTSGIRNNITECVGNTPLVQLHKIAEGSVATVVAKVENMNPLWSVKDRIARAMIDAAERDGKIKADTVIIEPTSGNTGIGLAFVCAARGYRFMATMPESMSLERRRLLKALGAELVLTPAADGMPGAVRKAEELAAQNPNYFVPQQFKNPANPEIHRKTTAEEIWRDTDGQVDIFIAGVGTGGTITGVGEILKQRKPGVKIIAVEPVNSPVIAQRKAGQPLKPGRHTIQGIGAGFIPDVLNVDVIDEVIPVADDDAMETARNLAKLEGLMCGISCGAAAWAAIQVGKRPENKGKLIVVVLPDIGERYLSTKLFPE from the coding sequence ATGGCTACCGCGACGACTTCGGGCATTCGCAACAACATCACTGAATGTGTAGGCAACACGCCACTCGTACAGTTGCACAAAATCGCCGAGGGGAGCGTCGCTACCGTCGTCGCCAAGGTCGAGAACATGAACCCGCTTTGGAGCGTGAAAGATCGAATCGCTCGGGCGATGATCGACGCCGCCGAGCGCGACGGCAAAATCAAGGCCGATACCGTGATTATCGAGCCGACGAGCGGTAACACCGGAATCGGATTGGCGTTCGTTTGTGCGGCTCGGGGTTATCGCTTCATGGCGACGATGCCGGAAAGTATGAGCTTGGAGCGTCGACGGTTGCTCAAGGCCTTGGGTGCCGAGTTGGTGTTGACCCCCGCCGCCGATGGGATGCCTGGCGCCGTGCGGAAGGCCGAAGAGTTGGCTGCCCAAAACCCCAACTACTTCGTGCCGCAACAATTCAAGAACCCTGCGAATCCGGAAATCCACCGCAAGACCACGGCCGAGGAAATTTGGCGCGATACCGACGGCCAAGTCGACATCTTCATCGCCGGCGTCGGCACGGGAGGCACGATCACCGGCGTAGGTGAGATCCTTAAGCAACGTAAGCCGGGCGTGAAGATCATCGCGGTCGAACCGGTGAATAGTCCCGTCATCGCTCAACGCAAGGCAGGGCAGCCGCTCAAGCCGGGTCGCCACACGATTCAAGGAATCGGTGCCGGTTTCATTCCCGACGTGCTCAACGTCGACGTGATCGACGAAGTTATTCCCGTCGCCGACGACGACGCGATGGAGACGGCCCGCAATCTCGCGAAGCTGGAAGGGTTAATGTGCGGCATCAGTTGCGGAGCGGCAGCGTGGGCTGCGATCCAAGTCGGCAAACGTCCGGAGAACAAAGGCAAGCTGATCGTCGTCGTGTTGCCGGACATCGGCGAACGCTACCTCTCGACGAAGCTCTTCCCGGAATAA
- a CDS encoding universal stress protein, protein MNARKILFPTDFSHLSDAALAHATALARDTGAMLLIVHVEEPPMAYGGGEMYYGIPEPDRAEVRRMTEAVRPTDPLVRFEHRMVEGSPAEEIVRVAEEEHVDMIVIGTHGRTGLKRLLMGSTAESVMRHAKCPVFVFKTAEHTAAAKAP, encoded by the coding sequence ATGAACGCCAGAAAGATCCTCTTCCCGACCGACTTCTCCCACCTCAGCGATGCGGCCTTGGCGCATGCCACGGCCTTAGCTCGCGATACCGGCGCGATGTTGCTGATCGTCCATGTCGAAGAGCCGCCGATGGCCTACGGCGGTGGTGAGATGTACTACGGCATTCCGGAGCCCGATCGGGCCGAAGTGCGACGCATGACGGAAGCGGTGCGGCCGACCGATCCGCTGGTCCGGTTCGAGCATCGCATGGTCGAAGGAAGTCCGGCCGAAGAGATCGTTCGGGTGGCGGAAGAGGAGCATGTCGACATGATCGTGATCGGCACGCACGGGCGAACCGGTTTGAAGCGCTTGCTGATGGGAAGCACGGCGGAATCGGTGATGCGCCATGCGAAGTGCCCGGTCTTCGTCTTTAAGACCGCCGAACATACAGCGGCGGCAAAAGCCCCCTAG
- a CDS encoding DUF4112 domain-containing protein codes for MNFARDDSEFGRIPPRHAHSYQADSRLRWVEHLARLMDSQFQIPGTNFKFGLDPLMNLVPVIGGIPSVLVSALLISTMMRHGASGEVAVRMVANVAIDAILGAVPILGTIFDFTFRANDRNVRLLREHYNEGRYQGSGRGLVTVLLLGLIALCGAIAWGVWMLLAGLWHLIS; via the coding sequence ATGAATTTCGCCCGTGATGATTCGGAGTTCGGACGCATTCCCCCGCGCCATGCGCATTCTTACCAAGCCGACAGTCGGCTTCGTTGGGTGGAGCACTTAGCGCGGCTGATGGATAGCCAATTTCAGATTCCGGGCACGAACTTCAAGTTCGGCCTTGATCCGCTGATGAATTTGGTGCCGGTCATCGGCGGCATCCCCTCGGTGCTCGTATCGGCCTTGCTCATCTCGACGATGATGCGGCATGGCGCGAGCGGCGAAGTTGCCGTGCGGATGGTTGCCAACGTGGCGATCGATGCCATTCTCGGCGCGGTTCCCATTCTCGGCACTATCTTCGACTTCACGTTTCGGGCCAACGATCGCAACGTGCGACTGTTGCGCGAACACTACAACGAGGGGCGTTACCAAGGGAGCGGCCGGGGTCTTGTTACCGTGCTCCTCTTGGGGCTCATCGCCCTCTGCGGCGCGATTGCCTGGGGCGTATGGATGCTGCTTGCCGGATTATGGCATCTGATTTCGTGA